The following is a genomic window from Scylla paramamosain isolate STU-SP2022 chromosome 19, ASM3559412v1, whole genome shotgun sequence.
ttgtcaacATGAGAAACAGCTTTGAAAACCCAACagatcatctttgtggcctttgaagatagtcatggtgaaagagcaaagcgtttcgtAATACGGACCAGTCAATCACGCTTTCATTACACATTCATAAAGGCGTGTCAAAGAAAATCCACCACACCCTTAATGCTCCTCACACAGtcacacttaaaaacattccGGAGATCTGTAGGTTTCAGGGACGTGTGAAGTTTGACATGAAGTTTAGCGAAGCTCAGAACCCGCAGTAAGGTGAAGCTTTCTCAAGCATGACAGTTCCCGGGTTCTCAGTTCTCATTGTTCTCGCTCGTATAGCCTCGTGTATCCTTAAACGCTTTTGTCTTTCACCAGGACAATTTTCTAAAGGTCGTAGAGGTGATGTGTTACTTTTCATGAGTCTTTTCctgataaatgataaagaatctttgttaaaccttagaatcatgaaaacacacttgaaaacttaAGTGACGTCTATTGGAGCCTATTAAAAgaatgtgagggaagaggacGAAACATTTATAAATACAAGAGATAATCGTGTGGAAGGATAAAAAAGGGATTGAATGGAGCATGTATATGAAAGCAAGTGTTTTATAGCATTAACACAGTATcagaacacaaaataaacattgAGTTAAAAAGAATAATTGCCTCTTATTTACTTCTCGTTTGTCTGAAAGTGTCAAGACTTGTAAAACTTGGGAATGTTGtataagtgtgtgcgtgtgtgggtggaggTAACATTTTATTATAACAGCGGGGTGGGCAAGGAAGGGCGGGAGTGGGCTGGGCAGAATAGTCTTGCCATTACCCAACAGCCTAATGAACAGGTATGAGAGGCGGTACCGTTGAGCGTCTCTGGCTGGCAATAACCATAACTGTACGATAACTAGTGACGTGAGGCGCGGAGTATACATTTTACACAAGGGTATTATCATCACAAGCAGGAAGTGTTGAGGGAATGGGAAGCGACGTGCGTAGAGGTTCGCGGCTCGCCCCGGCgtcacccttccctccaccgcCCATGACAGAGCTGTGCAGTGGCGCGCTGGAGTTGCCGCGAGCTACTTCTAACGGCGCTGGAGCTGGTTTATCACCTTGCTGAATGGGATCTGTTTAACGGCATTCCTCTGGACCAAACCCTTGCCTTCTGAGCTAGTGAGTAGTTTAGTATACAGGTGTGTGCGGGGCGCCACGACATGTTGGTGTAGCGAGAAAACATCTGTGTGCGGTGCAGGTGTATAAAGTTTACTGCTAGTGTACAGGTGTGTCTTTGTATGTGTATGCGTGTGGTGTGCATTGACATCAGTGAACGTTAGCCGCTGATTAGTTAAGATCTTACAAGTGTGTGCCTCTTCATGTGTTAGGCCAGTGCTCAGAAACAGTGTTCTTTcaacacgactattttcaaaggcctcttagatgattagccgggttctcacgagtgtttctcttattaataatgtagaaatcttgttaatgtgtcactagaaccgtaaaaacacagttaaaacccttgtcacttcaagtaaagccttttgaaagtagtgaaggtgagagagcaaagcgtttctgaatacggcctTTAGGCTGACGCGTGCCGGACTAATCTGTCACTCTCCAGCAGACTAAAAGTCAATCAAAGTGacggtgaatcacacacacgcgCCAGACTCACGTGAAGCACTGCAAGAAGTCTGTCCATTAGTGCCCGAATCTTCTGCCGTGCCTTCATTCCTTCGTGACTCCTTGATTAATTGAATGATTGCTTTAAGGCGCCGTAACACTCGTGACTCGTCTTCTCAGGAGCGGCAGGGTGTAGCGTCATGGGCAGGCGCGTGCTGCTGATATCCTGTGTTCGTACTGTTGCGACCTTCCTCCTCGGGTTCGCCATCGGGGCTGTCTTCAATTTGCTATTCAGTGCCTCTTTGCCGCTCTCTCTCAACTCACCGCCTGCCCCTGGCCCTTGGGAGGCGGGTATCCAGGTAAAGTGTGTTATCAGGAGTACTCGACACTGTTAAGAGGAACTGAATAttctaaactactactactactactactactactactactactacttgcctATGAACTATAACCCAGCGTCTGATCTACAGGATGTGATGCAGGGAGAGACTGGACGCGTGCAGGAAACACTTGACAGGCAGCAgatactaccacaactaccaccattgCTGCAACTCGGTAAGCTCACCACACAATGAAGTATGAGCGAGCTGTAGTCATAGCAGAGGcatgacaagtgtgtgtgtgtgtgtgtgtgtgtgtgtgtgactgtaacTCGTGAGTCACACTGGCGCGTGGTTAGACATACACAGCTTCTCAAAACACCTGGACTGTTAGTAAACGTGAAATTCTTTGCTTTTTACATCAGTTTGAGACGTTACCAAGATTCTGATGATGATTAGGTGCTGCTGATTCCTCCTAAAAAGTTTCCTGGTGTAAGTGAGCAagtaattgagttttttttatgcgAATATGACAAGTAACCAAGATTCCCGTCAAAAGATTAGGTGGTGTAGACTTCTCTTACGGTTTCCTTGTGTGAGTGAGCGAATAATTGACGTGAGATCCTTTTTGTATACCAGGAGCGTTGATAGATTAATTAGTGTCTTGCAGTGTCCTGGTGTGAGTGGACGACCTACTAACGTGAGATTTTCTTTACATCAGGAGAGGCTCCCGAGTCTCCCCGTGTGCTGTGCTACGTCCTGGTGGGGCCAAGCACTCACCGCACCGCCGTCCACGTGAAGAACACCTGGGGGCAGAGATGTGACCGCCTCGTCTTCTTCAGGTAGGtgtgcagtagcagtagtagtagtagtagtagtagtagtagtagtagtaaaatatatAGGAATTTTACTACACGTTGATAATATTTAACTGTAagtgatgaataacaaaattagAACTAAAACATAGACAACCTTACCTGCTTGTAATAGAAACATGgcgatagacacacacacacacacacacacacacacacacacacacacacacacacacacacacacacacacacacacacacacacacaagatagaCAAATAGTTGGAGATAAGGAAAGATAGACTGGAGTAGGGAATGACAGATGGATGCTTAGATGACAGGtggagagacggacagacagataagcacACGAGAGCCATTGATGGACGGATGGTTGGAGATAAGGAAAGGTGGACTGGAATAGGTAATGATAAGTGAGGGAGACTTAAGATAGATGGACAAGTAAttcacagacagatagacaaaaataaacataaagagatcacatacgcacacatgcacacacacctaAGGAAATGACATCTCAACTAGTCTAGTATGCAAgaacgtgtctctctctctcacacacacgcactcacacagaCAAGAAACACATTCAAAGATAAACACATACCagatgcacgcacacacacacacacacacacaaagagacggTGACAGAGTGACAATCATTGCAACGAGGAATCCTATGGACACAAACCTGCTACCGCAATCAGTAGACAAAAATACACAATCTCATCCTCACCCTACAGTACAGCAAATGATACAAGCCTTAAGCCAGACGTGTTGGATGTACCTGAGGGCTATGGGTACCTGTGGGCGAAAACGAAAGCTGGACTAACTTACCTGCATGAAAACTACCCGGATTATCACTGGTACCTGAAGGCTGATGATGATACCTATGTTATCATCGAGAATCTTCGCTACTTCCTCCAAGAACGTGATCCGAACCTGCCTGTGTATTATGGAGTCAAGTTTCGGCGTTTTGtgaaacaggtgagagagagagagagagagagattgttcgtttgcttgtttgttcgtttgtttgcttgttggtattgttgttcttgaccaccgtcttcttcttctttcttcttcttcttcttctccttcttcttcttcttcttcttcttcttcttcttcttcttcttcttcttcttcttcttcttctttttcttcttcactatcTTCTTGTGACCTTTATTACGCAACTGTCCAGCTACATCCCTTATTGCCTCacgcccattctctctctctctccccttcctccctcccactcccgt
Proteins encoded in this region:
- the LOC135109996 gene encoding glycoprotein-N-acetylgalactosamine 3-beta-galactosyltransferase 1-like isoform X1 yields the protein MGRRVLLISCVRTVATFLLGFAIGAVFNLLFSASLPLSLNSPPAPGPWEAGIQDVMQGETGRVQETLDRQQILPQLPPLLQLGEAPESPRVLCYVLVGPSTHRTAVHVKNTWGQRCDRLVFFSTANDTSLKPDVLDVPEGYGYLWAKTKAGLTYLHENYPDYHWYLKADDDTYVIIENLRYFLQERDPNLPVYYGVKFRRFVKQGYMSGGGGYVLSREALRRFVTEALAITDQAKCATRSAKGSEDLQLGQCLESVGVAAGDSLDEMGRSRFFSHGPQSLFFKQPLINRLHWYWHYIWHPHTVGPDCCSRHIISFHNIDPRMMWVLETLLYRLHIHRDLQPPGLNTSTSSLPPPVTSTPTS